The Argentina anserina chromosome 3, drPotAnse1.1, whole genome shotgun sequence genome includes a region encoding these proteins:
- the LOC126788225 gene encoding LOW QUALITY PROTEIN: uncharacterized protein LOC126788225 (The sequence of the model RefSeq protein was modified relative to this genomic sequence to represent the inferred CDS: inserted 1 base in 1 codon; deleted 4 bases in 3 codons) — translation MEGFEQWTTQAERLSSRVLQQLKEQAKHLPFQAHQNLQQVPPVRIYAAVVIVLVTFFLHISGEVVEAPKAKTLLLTGLSGSGKTVHFYQLRDGSSHQGTVTAMEPNEGTFVLHSEKSKNGKIKPVHLVDIPGHSRLRPKLPEFLPQAAGIVFVVDSLDFLPNXRAASEYLYDILTKKASVVKKKIPVLILCNKIDQKKILCNKTDKVTAHNSKDFIRKLSVYDSDKLRASRSAISTAEIANDFTLGVLGEPFSFLQCQTTVKVAEGAGITGKIIEVEQFIRGHVKS, via the exons ATGGAAGGATTTGAACAATGGACAACACAGGCAGAGCGATTGTCTTCTCGAGTATTACAACAATTGAAGGAACAGGCAAAGCACTTGCCCTTTCAGGCACATCAA AACCTTCAACAGGTTCCACCTGTTCGGATCTATGCTGCTGTTGTCATTGTGCTAGTAACCTTCTTCTTACACATATCGGG GGAGGTTGTTGAAGCGCCAAAAGCTAAGACCTTACTCTTGACTGGGCTTAGTGGGAGTGGGAAGACTGTTCATTTTTA TCAGCTTCGGGATGGCTCCTCTCATCAAGGGACTGTCACAGCCATGGAACCAAATGAGGGAACTTTTGTGCTCCATTCTGAAAAATCAAAG AATGGTAAGATAAAGCCTGTACATCTTGTTGATATTCCTGGGCATTCTCGCCTTAGACCCAAGCTACCCGAGTTTCTGCCCCAAGCAGCTGGTATAGTCTTTGTGGTGGATTCTCTGGATTTTTTACCAA TGCgtgctgcttcaga GTACCTGTATGATATCCTGACCAAG AAGGCATCTGTagtgaagaagaaaattcCAGTTCTTATTCTCTGCAATAagattgaccaaaaaaaaattctctgCAATAAGACGGACAAAGTGACAGCACATAATAGCAAGGATTTTATTCGGAAACTTTCTGT ATATGACAGCGACAAATTACGAGCATCAAGAAGTGCAATATCAACAGCTGAAATTGCAAATGATTTTACGCTCGGGGTACTTGGGGAACCATTTTCATTCCTTCAATGTCAGACCACAGTTAAAGTTGCTGAAGGTGCTGGTATTACTGGTAAA ATAATTGAGGTGGAACAATTTATCAGGGGGCATGTAAAATCTTAG